The Cryptomeria japonica chromosome 9, Sugi_1.0, whole genome shotgun sequence DNA segment cagacacaggggttcgggtaacaccttgtactggaggcATCAGTTTGACATTTTGctgcatttcatttggagaccatacttagattgccccagtTGGGCAGATGATGCAGTGCACATGCCTTTCTACCGACAAGAGAGATATCTGATTGATAGGACTTTCGAGACCCAGTggattatcgagatgtatcttctAGGGCGGGTACTGAGacagtttggtgaggtacaggtgacacctgtggttaccACTTATTTTGTTCGTGTATCtcgagaggtatctgattggggtgtttttattcaaccacatgttgcttctgctgagtttgattctctttagccattactctggggttggggtagaggtgcaacgGATCCAGGGATGATgttggagtatgatgcatggtttgctagaCATAGGCCGATTCCACTTACTGATCCTGCTATTTTGATTATAGCACAACAAATTCGCCATCCTAGACAACGCTTGAGGATAGACACGGGGGAGAGagtcagaggaggagaggagggtggagcCGAGGAAGGAGGTGAGGGAGAGGATGAGATaggagatgagggaggtggagaaacagatgtagacattggtggagacacaaAGTCTATCAGTAGTggggatagcgatgattcttcagagtcatcgagCAGCAAGGATGGagacgatgatgatgatatgcTAGAGTTAGAGGACGTGCCTGCTGTAGAGGGTGGGAGAGGACAGGTGGGCGATGAGGACAATCTGCAGGTTCTTAGAGCGTGGATCCAGAGTTTGGAGGAGGAGGTCCCTAGACGAGATGTTGAGCGGGAGGCCTACCATGCAGATTACGGTGCGCTTGAGGCTAAGagggatcatctccagagggagagagatgagccAGTCTGAAAaggtcagattaccatggatgcatTTGATCAACTTTTTAGACTAGGTACAGATGCTCGCGaccaggcagataggtatttcaccGCTACACAAGAGGCTATATACTATCgacaggcttatgagagagctatccccGAGGATCAAagagagcctagttttagtgcctttatggggaggagatcgagtagatctacttctcgATGGACTAGCAATGGTgatgttatgggaccacctcgacatcctggggcaggatctagtggacaggatccacctgctaacagaggcagtgttggttgagacatttttgatcatgttatctgagccttcgggcctgtttattgtattcatacacattatcatttttgagttatatatatatgatatgcaagttttggcagtgatctatttatgttttgttttccacATATGCTtctatgatgctatgagttttatgatgcatatctatttgattctatatgattcataAATGCAATGGTAGTTATGTATGTATCAATGATGCTAATGAATGTAATGGTAGTTATATGAATGCATATTAACTGatatttatgaatgcaatggtatctatatgTATGTTTAATGAAATCTATTATGAATGTTTAATGGAATCTATTATGAATGTTTTTATCTGATAATGGCAGAACAAAttttttaactcagatacaccatgacaaaatgttagttagatgatatagagaagagattgatgatagaaagaatgttagaaagaatgtgatttagagagaagacgagaaatcaacaaactatcaataagcatatgagatgagaatgaaattgaaagaatcacggacccgtgtcacatattttattgtgcaatatatattcatcactaagccttattattgaacaatgaagcttagcacatcagggtataaggaaccaagatgtaaagatatctcattgtagaaacaaacacatagcagacaaggagtgaaccctccattctgggaattgcactaggggtcgaggtatgtgtggcatccaatagctgaatgctcttatcacagacacccactagagtaatttccctagaatttcattggttcacaccacaaacatcaaacaaatgaaaagataatgcccatcatagctcctctagtcacttgtggacatccctgagtagcataggaacaatatctattgccaaatgataaaagataaagattgacccggacaaaattcagccgctatactgaccttgtgcctttgttctcagttgcttgatgtgatggttgataatgtctgatcttagaaagttgcgaaccccatttaagactgacctgtttgattttgagtgtatcctcttctatttaagacaagataatgatcacttgatatggatatgatacgattgataagatagtttgatcagttgattgcagatgtttgacatgatagtcgtatcctttgttaacttcgtgcgaagtgtttgctggatatctgctagggtatttgtttctcacaagacattttattggaagtttttttgattaattgatttttgatttttagttcttctccaagagctttttcgatgtttttggattatgtagattgatatttgaaaattttttgattgattttttcaggacattataaggatgtttttgggtttttttttttttcattgtttttggacaTTTTAGgacgttatatgaatgtttttggtatttcaagatttttagtgttttttggattttgagtttttcagtgtttATGGTTTTTTTCCaaggacgttatatgattttttttttgggattttttgggactttatatgatttttaggattttttcaggactttaaatgattttttttaaggattttttcagtactttatatgatttttaggatttttccagttatgcccctagtgtgcagacctgtatgacatgatctaAGGGCTCTTTGAGGTATTCAAGTAAGCCTCTAAGaaataggaatgattttgttgaagaatgaaggttgtcatgtttttggttgattttttaggacattttctagatgtttttggtatttttaagttTTTCCAATGTTTTCAGACTTTCGAATGACGTTATATGATTTTTTATAGGATTTTTTCAGTACTTAatacaatttttaggatttttttagttatgccccaatgtgcaaacctgtatgacatgatgatctgcagaatgcatgtggagacaaatgaatttttgacttgatctatgttaatgcaatatgcatgataaagatgcatttcctattcaaacaaggttgactgtgtttgcttagccttttgtaatacaccaattgaaatggaggtgcaaaacatttcatagataagtagtcaatctattcttaaggtcctttggaacattcaactcaacacacttagtgattaggatttacaaatggagacgtggaaaacttccccattggttcttgaaactttaatcttcttttgcccatgtgtgtgcaaatgaattaattccttctcttgtgttcactaaagatccttagcatcctatatgactagctacatggattatcctaacttcaaaagcatcctaaatagagcctcgctgccaacaagccttgagagctccgatgaggttatagactgtaatttctcaaatattgctccattgatagtaggcgttcatagccctgatggggttacttgcatgttcccatagtcaagatttttatcgcacttgtatgcgtgatatttcagttatatatcatttctcttttgccttgagatgaatttggcatagctctttttctttttattttcttgccttgacttgtaagtaatgaaacctacttgggtgtgacaattacaatggcattgaagtagaattttagatttttcactagtcatatgatcaactaggtgtctagaatgaattatagATCTTCTTAATAtatttgagatatagcaattgatagattttgggttgacaagtctcaaatagtgaaatcactacccaaccataagtaaagcgtcgtcatagggtaatgttgaaaatgaatgattagaacctcaaagacttcatgtctgaatatctaagaaaggagatgacccttgtttctcttgaatgcaaaggaatgataaaattggacagttgccttgttttattggtgctgctatatgaaaatgcagaaactttgtgaatgcgatgcatttaaaaataaaataaaatgtaatgcaatgttttgaataatatgatatgcaatacggaaagtaaaacctaaactaacccatcccttaggtataatatcatttaaggtgcatgttgttcatagggtcagagagtggatctccctccatggtagccaaattatatgctccattgcctataacccttgttatgatgaaaggacctagctagttaggtttgaatttcccttgcttttctcattctgctaggttcctttgattctctttaagaactagatctcccacttcaaaatttcatGGGTGGACCCGTTTATTATAACTCcgtctcagtctgttttgatatccttgtagatgattAAATgctgtttgtcttttttcatcaagcgtttctagttcttgtaaccttgctacttggtaatcttcctctgatatgatgttctataaggagactcttagagacggtatttctatttcaatggggagtattgcttctgtaacatagaccaaggaatatggtgttgctcctgtaggtgtgcgtactcctgttctataagcccaaagagcaggatttaactggagatACCAATCTCGTCctgtgtcagtgacaactttcttaagaattttcaatattgatttatttgttgcctctgcttgtccatttctttgtggataatatggcgtggaaAATATCTGTTGTatatgaaatttgtcacacaactctttcacttcctagtttttaaatggacaTCCATTATCTGTAACGAAGCACAGTGGAATctcgtatctacatataatgtagttgagcttGAATTTTGCTATCTATTTTCTagtagtgtatgtaagaggaaCTACCTCAACCCATTTAGAAAAGTACTCAGTGGCCGTTgaaatgaacttgtgcccattggaagaagtagggttgattttacccactagatctaatccccattgcgaaaatggccatggtgatgtaatgggttgaagatcttgtgttggtgcatgaatgagatccccATGCATTTGGCATTACTTAGATTTATGCACATACTTATAAGAGTTATTTTCTATAGTTGGCCAGTAGTAACCTATTATGAACAATTTCTTTAACAATGGTGGACCACTTCAGTGAGCccaacaaattccatcatggacttcctttaaagcGAGTTGCGCTTCATTctcatcaagacatcagagaagagttccatcgaatcCCTTTCTAtgcaaagtatcagctataatggtgtatctagatgcctaacgaataaaggtcttctttttatttctggacagatccggtgacatgtactaagtatgtaaatatgtatatatttcattgtaccaaggtgattatagacccaaaattgcacatacatattctgatagggGAGTTTCATATGTCGatagcatcaactgttctatgatgaGCTCAAACTGAGTTTTGTTAACAGGCATATTCATAAGAGAttctatggtagccattgcatctactgccttgttttgtatccttgggatctgttcgaaggtaattttgctgaagtgctccttgtaatcttctaccagCTTCTTATAAtaatgagtttgtcatccttcatattgtaatcatcattgacctggtttacaatcaactacgaatcaccatagacctgtaagtCTTGTATTCTCCACTGTACAGctatacgaagccctatgaggagagcttcatattcaactatacTGTTTGTggattggaaattgatcctaaatgacttaggtataacatccccttgaggggtgacgaaaagaatccctgctccagatccatgacttgtatatgacccatcaaaatataatttccacattatagatgtAGTTAATGTAAACACAGATTTGTCTGGAAAGTCTATTAGCAATGAGTGATTGTCCTATAAAGGAGACTCcactaattgatctgctataatttgtcctttgatggattttctatctatgtattctatatcaaactcactcaagatcataacctaCTTAGCCAATCGCCCGGTGAATGTTGctatgctcaataggtacttgagtgggtcaaagcatgaaatgagttgtaccttatgactcagcatgtaatgtttgagcttttgggatgcaaagattactgctaagcatgctcgctctataggagtataattaagctcatagctgatcagagtcctacttatataataaatggctgtttcttttcctttttcgtCATGCTGTGCCAACAGAGCTCCTAGAGCcaagtttgttgttgatatgtataacattagaggttttcctggagtaggggatattaacactggtgtgtttaaaATATAATCTTTCAGAGCCTAGAAAGCTTCTTGacattgttttgtccatttaaaagtaactcctttcctaagtaaatgctggaatgggtgacacttatctaccaactgcgctatgaatctccttatggattgcagtcttccttgtaaccctcttagttgtttaagtgttgacggaggttgcatatcaatgattgccttgaccttggcagggtctatttcaattcctctttttgacactataaaccctaatagtttacatGTTGTTAAActgaacacacacttctttgggtttagtaTGACATTATACtactccaaccgatcaaatatttgTACAAGGActgcaagatgaccttctcttgtctatgatttagccaatatatcatccacataatcttccattatgttgtggatcatgtcatgaaacaatgttgtcatggctctttgatatgttgctctgacatttttgagaccaaatggaatcgtattccagcagtatgttccccatgggcatgtaaaggccaatttatgttgatcttctggtgcaattttaatctggttgtatcttgaaaaaccatccattaaggatagcatttcatttccagctgttaggtcaactatcatatcgatattgggtagcgggaagtcatccttaggacaagctttatttagatctcaaaaatccatgcaaattcttatgcctcctatgggcttagtcacaggtactagattggatatccattccgcatagtcaataggtctaatgaaacctacatctagcaacttttttaattctattttaaccagtaatgcaatacttggatgcatttttctcaaattttgcttgtaaggtttaactcctggtatcaaaggtaagtgatgcaacactaatttagGGTCTAAGCTTGGCATATctccataggaccaagaaaaattgataggtcgttgcttgaaaaaatgaatgaatctgtctttttcttctttgcttagtgatttttccagatggatgttatgtacaacctccccttttgctatgtttacttcttctgtttctTCTATAagaaatgttgaactttctctttcaataggaaggTTGCCCAACTTTCTCTTGCCATTATGGGTGTTTTGATCTTTATCTTCTGTTGTAaaggtactttcttctccaaagtatgttgttctatccaggtctacaacaaacccttctttgtgatcaccttgtggaaaccccTCTCTGACTCCGagaaattctgcaattgcttcatcattttcaaaccaatctagtgttggttttccttcttgcccccaatcaatcaagtgtgaatgtacaaagggtaaatcattactcccttccatAGTAGACTTTGATAAcaagaagacttgattgtttgaatgactttgtgtattttcatcttgtataggctttatttgGTACCTTAATTTGACACttgctggtgggctagaatcatggagtgataagaatttgtagtcatgagagtttgtctcactttcaatgtatgtttcatcatgtgagctatcatcaattatttcttcttgttcgtgccactgattctgttgtagattgactagGCTTCTTTGTAcaatagttacccttcttaagcctggtataagcctttgcaatctttcttcatctgattcgttAGGTTGAGCATGAGTCATTTCTCGTGTTAGATGTAGTGAAAATAACCATGTATGAGATTCATATGGTGGTGTAAACCTACATCTATTGCAACATTAGCTTGTATAGTtgtgtcaacaactgcatcattttgtgattcagtgctaggttcttgcaagagttgtctcatgtcttccccatctgattccacactaggtgatgtgggtacttgattacttgtttgagatgaagatggaagcacctgCATGGAAAATCCCCCTTGTGGTATATAGTCTGACGGTTTCATTggttgatttagtatatcaagggtgcGTTGTCTTGCCTCtgtgatatgtggtacatgcttataccctgatccttgattccctggattatcattaggaacaataggctctagtcttccttgtttctataattCCAGGCTAGTGGTACtatcatatccatgtctctggagcattttgaatccattgccatattgatTTGTGGGTATTCCAAGTATCATCATGTGATCttgttctctatatatccaatggttaacatcttcattcaaggattcttcttgtaagtcaccccatctaatgaaagagcatgagtctgtgtatcttacaatttcttttcctttgtcttgtttttgtactgtattgtgaggtttcccaaaagacttaggagacagagacaactgtttcccacttaaagtatttgcaatagaatactctccacgacccatatcttgtatttgtaaggttgatgttgaaggcatatccttttttgtttctgtgattgttaatgccttcagttgtgtagtgagaggtgttgcttgattaataggtacctgattatccatactttctttcaagtaattgcaatgttggaagggatttggatcaccctttatggttatttcaataccattatttgggaatttgatacactgatgaaatgtggatggtactgcttgcatggtgtggatccatgggcaaccaataacatgttatatcccagttctctgtccaagacttgaaaagcgacctctgttgttataggtcccaattgtatgggtaatgttacaatgccttttgatggacgttcttcatcatcatatgccttgatatttatcctcttggatgaatcaatgtgaagttcagaatatcctagtgccttaaccagttttaaagtacaaatgttga contains these protein-coding regions:
- the LOC131858428 gene encoding uncharacterized protein LOC131858428, coding for MLEYDAWFARHRPIPLTDPAILIIAQQIRHPRQRLRIDTGERVRGGEEGGAEEGGEGEDEIGDEGGGETDVDIGGDTKSISSGDSDDSSESSSSKDGDDDDDMLELEDVPAVEGGRGQVGDEDNLQVLRAWIQSLEEEVPRRDVEREAYHADYGALEAKRDHLQRERDEPV